In the Hyphomicrobiales bacterium genome, GTTTCGACCGCGATCCTCGCCTTTACCAAGACTGGCGTAGGCGGCACCGATCACGTCTGGTTCTACGATCTTCAGGCCGATGGCTACTCGCTTGACGACAAGCGCAATGCGCTCTTGTCGCCGGAGAAGCTCGGGCCGACGCCTGCCGAAGCTCTGAGCGAAGACGAGCACGCGAAGAACAACCTGCCCGATGTGCTCATGAGGTGGGAGGAGCGCGACGAAAACGAACGCACCAGGCCAAGCACGGCGCAGAGCTTTTGCGTGCCGAAGGCCGAGATCGCTGCAACTGGCAGCTATGACCTTTCTCTCAACCGTTACAAGGAAGTCGAGCACGAAGAAGCCGAACATGCTCCACCTGCCGAGATCATCAAAGAGCTACGCGCCATCGAGGGCGAGATTTCCGAAGGCCTCATTAAGCTGGAGGAGATGCTGGGATGAGTCCGACAAAGATCAAAGCTGTTCCCATCGGCGAATGTGTCGAGCCGATTCAGACCTGGAACCCTGGTCGTGACAGCGACGACGACACGTTTCGATATATTGATATCAGTAGTGTCTCGCAGGATGAAAAGAGGATTACCGTAAATGGCGAGATACCGACTTCTGAAGCGCCTAGTCGGGCACGCCAGCTAGTCTGCGCTGACGACGTGCTCGTCTCTACAGTCAGGCCAAACTTGAACGCGGTCGCATTTGTTCCCGATGAGATAGAGGGAGCGACAGCTTCGACGGGTTTCTGCGTACTTCGACCAGACCAAAACCGGCTCTCAGGACGTTATTTATTTCACTGGGTTCAATCGCCGAGCTTCGTTGCAGACATGGTGAAGCAGGCGACTGGCCAGAGCTATCCAGCCGTGTCCGACAAGATTGTAAAGCAATCCAAAATCCCTCTCCCGCCGCTCGATGAGCAGAAGCGCATCGCAGCGATCCTTGATCAGGCCGATGCGCTGCGCCGCCTGCGCCAGCGTGCCTTCGACCGCCTCAACGAACTCGGCCAGGCGGTTTTCTATGAGATGTTTGGTGATCCAGTTTCTAATTCGAAGGGGTGGCCGATCCGAAAATTTGAAACGCTGGCTCGAAATGAAGACGGTCGACGGATACCAGTAAAACTGGCTGATCGTGAGGATATGGGGGGGGAATTCCCTTATTATGGTGCGTCCGGAATTATAGATTTTGTAGATAATTTCATATTTGAAGGAACCCATCTGTTGATTGGGGAAGATGGTGCCAATCTGATAGCCCGCTCGTCACCTGTTGCCTTCATGGCGGACGGAAAATTTTGGGTCAACAATCATGCTCACGTTCTGTCTTACAATAATGAAGCTGATTTACGTTATCTAGAGTTCTTTATAGAATCAATAGACCTAAAGAAATATGTTTCTGGAAGCGCGCAACCTAAATTAACACAAAAAAATCTTAATAATATTGAGGTTCCGTATCCGCCGATTGACAAGCAACAAGAATTTTCATCTAGAATTCGTGAGATTGAGCAGGCGATGAGTAGTTTACGCAGGTCTATTACTCTTTTTGAGCTGCTCTTCGCTTCTTTCCAACACCGTGCCTTTCGCGGGGATCTATAGGATGAAAGCGACTGAAGCTGCGCTTCTTGCATTCCTGAAGAAATCACCTCAGTTCGTGATCCCGATCTATCAGCGCACCTATTCGTGGACCGACAAGGAGTGCCGTCAGCTTTGGGATGACATCGTTCGTACCGGTAGCAACGACGCGATATCGGTGCATTTCATTGGTTCAATCGTCTACATCGAAGCCGGTCTATCCCAGGTCTCCCATCAGGCGCCGCTGCTGGTGATCGACGGGCAGCAGCGTTTGACCACGGTCACTCTATTGCTCGCGGCTCTCGCCAATGCGCTTGGCGAGACGGAGCCGGTGGACGGCTTCTCCGCGCGCAAGCTGCGCAACTACTATCTGCTCAACCCGGAAGAGACGGGAGAACGTCATTTCAAGCTGTTGCTGTCGCAAACCGACAAGACGACGCTGACCACGATAGTTTCCGGCGATGAGCAGCCGGAACATCATTCCATCCGGGTGATGCAGAATTTTGCCCTGTTCGAGGATCTGATCGCTGGCTGCAAGGGAGACCTCACTGTGGTTTGCAACGGTCTCGCGAAACTTGTCGTCGTGGACATCGCTCTCAACCGCGACCAGGACAACCCGCAGCTCATTTTCGAAAGCATGAACTCGACAGGCCGGGAACTGAGCCAGGCCGATCTCATTCGCAATTTCATCTTGATGGGGCTGGACCCTGTGCTTCAGACGCGGCTGTACGAGCAGTTCTGGCGCCCGATGGAATTGGCCTTCGGGCAGGAGGCCTACGGCACGCATTTCGATGCCTTCATGCGTCACTATCTGACGGTGAAGACCGGCGAGATTCCGCGCCTAGATGAGGTCTACGAGGCCTTCAAGGGGCATGCCCGTTCACCGAAATCGGCGCAGGCCGGTATTGAGGCGCTGGTCAAAGATATCCGCGATTTTGCGCGGTATTTCTGCGCCATGGCGCTAGGGGATGAACCCGACGGCGAGCTCAAGCTCGCGCTGCATGACCTTCGGGAGCTGAAGGTTGATGTCGCTTATCCGTTCCTCCTTGAGCTTTATGACGACTACGCGACACACGTGCTACCCAGGGCAGATTTCGTGGAAGCCGTCCGGCTCGTCGAGGCCTATGTCTTCCGCCGGGCAATCTGCGCCATCCCGACCAACTCGATGAACAAGACCTTTGCGACCTTCACCAAGGCGCTGAAGAAGGATCGGTATCTGGAGAGCATCAAAGCCCACTTCCTCAATCTGCCGTCCTATCGACGCTTCCCCAAAGATGACGAATTCCAGCGCGATATGCAGACGCGCGATCTGTACAATTTCCGCAGTCGGAGCTACTGGCTGCGCCGCTTTGAAAAT is a window encoding:
- a CDS encoding restriction endonuclease subunit S, encoding MSPTKIKAVPIGECVEPIQTWNPGRDSDDDTFRYIDISSVSQDEKRITVNGEIPTSEAPSRARQLVCADDVLVSTVRPNLNAVAFVPDEIEGATASTGFCVLRPDQNRLSGRYLFHWVQSPSFVADMVKQATGQSYPAVSDKIVKQSKIPLPPLDEQKRIAAILDQADALRRLRQRAFDRLNELGQAVFYEMFGDPVSNSKGWPIRKFETLARNEDGRRIPVKLADREDMGGEFPYYGASGIIDFVDNFIFEGTHLLIGEDGANLIARSSPVAFMADGKFWVNNHAHVLSYNNEADLRYLEFFIESIDLKKYVSGSAQPKLTQKNLNNIEVPYPPIDKQQEFSSRIREIEQAMSSLRRSITLFELLFASFQHRAFRGDL
- a CDS encoding DUF262 domain-containing protein, which encodes MKATEAALLAFLKKSPQFVIPIYQRTYSWTDKECRQLWDDIVRTGSNDAISVHFIGSIVYIEAGLSQVSHQAPLLVIDGQQRLTTVTLLLAALANALGETEPVDGFSARKLRNYYLLNPEETGERHFKLLLSQTDKTTLTTIVSGDEQPEHHSIRVMQNFALFEDLIAGCKGDLTVVCNGLAKLVVVDIALNRDQDNPQLIFESMNSTGRELSQADLIRNFILMGLDPVLQTRLYEQFWRPMELAFGQEAYGTHFDAFMRHYLTVKTGEIPRLDEVYEAFKGHARSPKSAQAGIEALVKDIRDFARYFCAMALGDEPDGELKLALHDLRELKVDVAYPFLLELYDDYATHVLPRADFVEAVRLVEAYVFRRAICAIPTNSMNKTFATFTKALKKDRYLESIKAHFLNLPSYRRFPKDDEFQRDMQTRDLYNFRSRSYWLRRFENHGRKERVAVDEYTIEHIMPQNEALSASWKSVLGPEWERVHQTWLHTLGNLTLTGYNSEYSDRPFLEKRDMTGGFCESPLKVNEGLGQLDRWNETAIKARAAKLAAMAPNVWPAPELPSEILAAYRPKAAETATYSIEDHPHLLTANVRELFEGFRKEVLVLDPCVSEEFLKLYVAYKAETNFVDVVPQAKQLRLSLNMGFAEISDPKGLCKDVSGLGRWGNGDVEVRLSSLDELPYVVGLVRQSLERQLGSEGGG